A window of Metopolophium dirhodum isolate CAU chromosome 6, ASM1992520v1, whole genome shotgun sequence genomic DNA:
catgtattcaaattaaaataaaattaacttaatattgtatcattggaaattaaattaataccaaGTTGTTATTAAAGTATGAAAACATGCACGGTGATAGGaaagttacttttaaaaagtaaccaAGTTACGTTTTTACAAAACTAAACTAACtacttaactttttaatttaaaattaactagttACAATGAtgttatttcaaacatttttaaatatacaaaattaagatacatttataactaGTTTTTTATACACGCTAacatttttccatatttaatatttattttatacattaatgtatctttaaaattatttttacttattcatGATTCTATTTCTTCAGTTTTATTAAAAGGCATTCTACAGAAATATTTgagatgtattacaatttagaaaCATAAGTTTTATCATTAGtaaaccatttaatatttttaaactgcctaaataaagataattataaaaacactaaATTTCAGCTCATATACGCATAATTTACCATCGTTTGTTTtagacaatttaattaaaaagtatttattttaacagaattgataaaaatatacttcattatttaacaaagtttcttataaaatataattaatgtataattactcttgcattatttcaataaatcaataatgaAGTTAAcctcatttataaaatgtaacaatGTACAGTAACGagtaacttattatattactacttACTACGCAACACTGCAAAtgcatcattattatatttattatttgttttatataatttcatagtAAGTAATAGTAGATTTTGTGGTCTGTTTCAAAATTAGATTACCAGCATAACCAGAATATGTTTAAGTATACATATTGTTGACGTCATACCAAAAATTAAGaagtttaattgaaaataacaattattattaaaatacctataatttaactGAGATTTCTTTATGgtaaataatctatattataatttgtcatttgttaatattgtatttttagatttaatttataagttaaattaaattaattttaccactAACTTCTAAAACTAACTTCTCCACTTTTTACAAGACAATGATGACAATAAGTGAAGGAAACCCATTTTTAatccataaaataaaacttttagtagcataaataaacaaaataattaatttattaagtctctaaatattttttacatgaaTCAAAATACCAACATTGATTAATTATGAgatgtacaattaataattctattgtAGTAATGTTAGTTTACTAGGTcataaaaaaaagagaaaaacacCCCAACAAAAGAACAAatagtttgaagtttaaattcaGAAATGCATTATGTTTAAAGTACTTAAGACTTATGcctaatagtttaataaattaagattaatcATCCTTCTTTGATTCGTTGCCAACAGTCTTCTGAAGTTTTTCATGTTCTGTCATTAGCCTGTCATATTCTTTGGAGACAGATTCAGCTTGACTTTTGATCGCGTCGCGGTCGGCCTTGATCAATTCCAGTTCTTTTCTCAGTTCAGTCAGCGCTTCAGACTCGCCGTCTCCTTTGTCTTGTGTTAACAAAGACTTAGCCGCGGCGCTGGCGCTCTGAGCCTGTTTTAGCGACGCCTCGCTTTGGGCCACCAACGACGCTTGCAGGGTGACCAGGGCTATGAAACGTTTGATGACAAAGCTGAGGAACAAGGCGATGCCACTAATGTAGAAGTTGCGCTGGGCACGGAACAGTCGCATGTTGGCCTGCATTTCGTGGTCCAAGTGTTGATGCGCGTCGCTCAGCTCCGGGTTGGAGTATTTACGCATCTCACGAACGGAGTCCAACAGGAACAGGACGAGAATGAACAGCAAGAACGTGAAGTACCACTGGGCCTGGGCGCTCAGCGCCTGATAGAACCGGGACCGGAATAAACGGTTCCAGCGTTTGGCCGACATGTACGGCACCAGGAACAGCATCAGCACGCCCACTTCGAAGTACAGGAACGTCGCGATAATCGTCCACTGGAGACTCATCTTGCTTATACGGAGTTGCAAGGGATGGCGATGTGAATCCGATTCGGAGGGATCGCTGACGGGGAGGGTTTCAATCGTATGCTGTACACAACTGCGGTCTGCGGGTCGCGATAcacttcaaagtttaaaaaaatcggCGAGTGGACGGTGGTAGGAACGCGCTTTgttgaaaaattacgaaaataaaataaatcgtgCCGGCAAGTAGGCGGCCTGGCGGCGTCAAGGACGTACCTAAATGACGGACAAAAAACGAAAGAGCGATTACAGAATTGCAGAACGAGTAAAGACTAACGACAGAAGATAGGTGCACGGGCACACCAAACTAccaaagtatataaaaatatgcagtgattatagtattttatgatacatttaAGTTATGATGCGAGATTTTCACTTATCGATGGTGTTATCTGTGTACGATAATACGACTACCACACCGGGGATACTAAACTTGTCCCGAAATTTCATGACACGATAtagaaattcgctagactaaaccggtttaaaattatcccacattatcccgcaccgggataatgaaccatgtaaatgatatggtccaaacatcccggtgcattatttttcacac
This region includes:
- the LOC132947154 gene encoding B-cell receptor-associated protein 31, with protein sequence MSLQWTIIATFLYFEVGVLMLFLVPYMSAKRWNRLFRSRFYQALSAQAQWYFTFLLFILVLFLLDSVREMRKYSNPELSDAHQHLDHEMQANMRLFRAQRNFYISGIALFLSFVIKRFIALVTLQASLVAQSEASLKQAQSASAAAKSLLTQDKGDGESEALTELRKELELIKADRDAIKSQAESVSKEYDRLMTEHEKLQKTVGNESKKDD